One genomic window of Elaeis guineensis isolate ETL-2024a chromosome 2, EG11, whole genome shotgun sequence includes the following:
- the LOC105048192 gene encoding scopoletin glucosyltransferase-like: MAATIQDLHILFFPFMAPGHIIPTVDLAKLFASRGVKSTILTTPGNAPSIQPSIDQANDSCSLRHPIALSLLPFSAVEAGLPDGCENLVTMNLTNHDMRLKFIKACELLRDPFAGVLRELLPDAVVSDYFLPWTQDAAAAELAVPRLVFHSISLFSLCASHSINSFKVLESVPPGGAESFVLPGLPHRIEMQRSQIRDSSKMPEMAAFFDQCKNSEERSYGVVANSYYELEPDYAEHYRKVVGRRVWNVGPVSLCNRNEIEKSRRGDETSIDCNQCLSWLNTKKPGSVVYVCFGSMYKLPIAQIREIAWGLEALDKPFVLVVRGVRGNDSEWLPEGFEEEVVGRGKGLIIRGWAPQTLILNHEAVGGFVTHCGWNSCMEGVSAGVPMIAWPMFAEQFFNERLIVEVLKVGIGVGVKEYAHFGAERRVVAGEEIRRAVGRVMDGGEEAEEMRRRARKLAEMARRAVEEGGSSYVEVGELIQELIGRKKTAGTE; encoded by the coding sequence ATGGCCGCAACCATTCAAGACCTCCACATCCTCTTCTTCCCTTTCATGGCCCCAGGCCACATCATCCCTACCGTCGACTTGGCCAAGCTCTTCGCCTCCCGCGGCGTGAAATCCACCATCCTCACTACCCCGGGCAACGCCCCCTCCATCCAGCCCTCCATCGACCAAGCCAATGACTCCTGCTCCCTCCGCCACCCCATCGCCCTCTCCCTCCTCCCCTTCTCCGCCGTCGAGGCCGGCCTCCCCGATGGCTGCGAGAACCTGGTCACCATGAACCTCACCAACCACGACATGCGGCTTAAATTCATCAAGGCATGCGAGCTCCTCCGTGACCCGTTCGCCGGAGTCCTCAGAGAGTTACTTCCCGACGCCGTTGTCTCCGACTACTTCCTTCCCTGGACCCAAGACGCCGCCGCCGCCGAACTTGCCGTGCCGCGCCTCGTGTTCCACAGCATCAGTCTCTTCTCCCTCTGCGCCTCCCACAGTATAAACAGCTTCAAAGTCCTTGAGTCCGTCCCGCCTGGCGGCGCGGAGTCCTTTGTCCTTCCCGGTCTGCCCCACAGGATCGAGATGCAGAGATCCCAAATCCGGGACTCCAGCAAGATGCCCGAAATGGCGGCGTTTTTCGACCAGTGCAAGAATTCAGAGGAGCGGAGCTATGGCGTGGTGGCCAATAGCTACTACGAGCTGGAGCCGGATTATGCCGAACACTATAGAAAGGTGGTGGGTAGAAGGGTGTGGAACGTCGGCCCGGTGTCCCTCTGCAACAGAAATGAAATCGAGAAGTCTCGGAGGGGAGATGAGACTTCCATCGATTGCAACCAGTGTTTAAGCTGGTTAAACACCAAGAAGCCGGGCTCGGTGGTCTACGTTTGTTTCGGGAGCATGTACAAATTACCCATAGCTCAAATCAGAGAGATTGCTTGGGGGCTTGAGGCTTTGGACAAACCGTTTGTTTTAGTGGTGAGAGGTGTTCGTGGAAATGACTCGGAGTGGCTGCCAGAAGGGTTCGAGGAGGAAGTGGTGGGAAGGGGGAAGGGACTGATCATAAGAGGATGGGCGCCGCAGACACTTATATTGAATCACGAGGCTGTTGGGGGATTTGTGACGCACTGTGGCTGGAATTCTTGTATGGAAGGTGTGAGTGCTGGGGTGCCGATGATCGCTTGGCCGATGTTCGCCGAGCAGTTTTTTAACGAGAGGTTGATAGTGGAGGTGTTGAAGGTTGGGATTGGGGTCGGGGTGAAGGAGTATGCTCATTTTGGTGCAGAAAGGAGGGTGGTGGCAGGGGAGGAGATAAGGAGGGCGGTGGGGAGGGTGATGGATGGGGGAGAGGAGGCGGAGGAGATGAGGAGGAGGGCGAGGAAACTTGCGGAGATGGCAAGGAGGGCGGTGGAGGAGGGTGGATCGTCTTATGTCGAGGTGGGGGAGCTTATCCAGGAGCTgattgggaggaagaagacggctGGGACAGAATAG